From Cellulomonas dongxiuzhuiae, the proteins below share one genomic window:
- a CDS encoding DUF3488 and transglutaminase-like domain-containing protein: MRPGQRIGVREPADAARDVLVLVAAVALALTPLLPVYGTSAVLPALLGGVLLAATVTVVGALRRWSALVVVAVLVAVYAIAGGALAAPTTTVAGVVPTPATFAALARGAASTWKQVLTLQPPVGTGGTLLVAAFLLSLVGTATALTLTLRVRRPSVASLAAVVPVLVLAGAVVLGTRQPPVPPVVIGTVLAAVGLSWAAWRNGSWRPRRVVATGALAAVAAAGGLVGAPLVLADQPRVVVRDEIVPPFDPRDYPSPLASFRRLVKLDDTVLLTVDGLPQGARVRLATFDRYDGVVFNVAGDGSAEASGEFRRVGDVIDVPVRGESARVDVTIGALQGVWLPTVGHARSVDLGRATADLRFNDASGAAVVTSGVREGMTYSLDVVVPPVPDDDAIGGAGAGAVVQPASGGTPQAVAVAAADVARDAGTPVQVARTIATHLSEEGYFSHGLTDAGDYPSLSGHGAARLADLLVGDVMVGDGEQYAAAAALMIRERGLPARVVLGFVPGSGDDAEGDGEVTVPTDEGGAVEIRGRDVQAWVEVAFAGRGWVPFDVTPPRSRTPEQEQEETDTDPQPQVVQPPALPPDRVTPPDDDTEQPQTEDPPADDSGLALWLRIAAWTGIGLGGVLVLLSPVLVVVALKARRRRRRRRAADPVRRVAGGWDEVVDTARDMGGVPAAAATRRETARLWSTTIAGGHPAVAARVEALARRADRAVFAAGSPERAEVEAYWADVDATVEALRRTLPWRRRVRSHASPASLRRPSAPARAPRQQVALPSTAPAAPTRRTRRTRRARRGER, encoded by the coding sequence GTGAGGCCGGGGCAGCGGATCGGGGTCCGCGAGCCCGCCGACGCCGCGCGCGACGTGCTCGTGCTGGTCGCCGCCGTGGCGCTGGCGCTGACGCCGCTGCTGCCGGTGTACGGCACCTCGGCCGTTCTCCCGGCCCTGCTCGGCGGCGTGCTGCTCGCGGCGACGGTCACGGTCGTCGGCGCGCTGCGCCGCTGGTCCGCGCTCGTCGTCGTCGCGGTCCTCGTCGCGGTGTACGCGATCGCGGGTGGTGCGCTCGCGGCGCCCACGACGACGGTCGCCGGGGTCGTGCCGACGCCCGCGACGTTCGCCGCGCTGGCACGCGGTGCGGCCTCGACGTGGAAGCAGGTCCTCACGCTGCAGCCGCCCGTCGGCACGGGCGGCACGCTGCTCGTGGCCGCGTTCCTGCTCAGTCTCGTCGGCACCGCGACCGCGCTCACGCTGACGCTGCGGGTGCGCCGGCCGTCCGTCGCGTCGCTCGCGGCGGTCGTGCCCGTCCTGGTCCTCGCCGGCGCGGTCGTGCTGGGCACCCGGCAGCCGCCCGTGCCGCCGGTGGTCATCGGCACCGTGCTCGCGGCGGTCGGCCTCAGCTGGGCCGCGTGGCGCAACGGCTCGTGGCGGCCGCGCCGCGTGGTCGCGACAGGTGCGCTCGCGGCCGTCGCGGCCGCGGGCGGGCTCGTGGGGGCTCCGCTGGTGCTGGCGGACCAGCCGCGCGTCGTCGTCCGCGACGAGATCGTGCCGCCGTTCGACCCGCGCGACTACCCGAGCCCGCTCGCGTCCTTCCGGCGCCTGGTCAAGCTCGACGACACGGTGCTGCTGACGGTCGACGGCCTGCCGCAGGGCGCGCGCGTGCGGCTCGCGACGTTCGACCGCTACGACGGCGTCGTTTTCAACGTGGCCGGGGACGGCTCGGCGGAGGCGTCGGGGGAGTTCCGGCGCGTGGGTGACGTCATCGACGTCCCCGTGCGGGGGGAGTCGGCGCGCGTCGACGTCACGATCGGTGCCCTGCAGGGCGTCTGGTTGCCGACCGTCGGGCACGCCCGGTCGGTGGACCTGGGTCGGGCCACCGCCGACCTGCGCTTCAACGACGCGAGCGGTGCCGCGGTCGTCACGTCGGGCGTCCGGGAGGGCATGACGTACTCGCTGGACGTCGTCGTGCCTCCGGTGCCCGACGACGACGCGATCGGGGGCGCCGGGGCCGGCGCGGTCGTGCAGCCGGCGTCCGGCGGCACGCCGCAGGCCGTCGCGGTCGCCGCCGCCGACGTGGCGCGCGACGCCGGCACGCCCGTGCAGGTCGCGCGCACCATCGCGACGCACCTGAGCGAGGAGGGGTACTTCAGCCACGGCCTGACCGACGCCGGGGACTACCCGTCGCTGTCCGGCCACGGCGCCGCGCGGCTGGCGGACCTGCTGGTCGGCGACGTCATGGTCGGTGACGGCGAGCAGTACGCGGCCGCAGCCGCCCTGATGATCCGCGAGAGGGGGCTGCCGGCACGGGTCGTGCTCGGCTTCGTGCCCGGCTCGGGCGACGACGCCGAGGGTGACGGCGAGGTCACGGTGCCCACCGACGAGGGCGGCGCCGTGGAGATCCGCGGCCGTGACGTGCAGGCCTGGGTCGAGGTGGCGTTCGCGGGGCGTGGCTGGGTGCCGTTCGACGTGACGCCGCCGCGCTCGCGCACCCCCGAGCAGGAGCAGGAGGAGACGGACACCGACCCGCAGCCGCAGGTCGTGCAGCCGCCCGCGCTCCCGCCGGACCGCGTGACGCCGCCGGACGACGACACCGAGCAGCCGCAGACGGAGGACCCGCCCGCGGACGACTCCGGTCTCGCGCTGTGGCTGCGCATCGCGGCGTGGACCGGCATCGGCCTCGGCGGGGTCCTGGTGCTGCTGTCGCCGGTGCTCGTGGTGGTCGCTCTCAAGGCGCGTCGGCGGCGTCGTCGCCGACGCGCGGCCGACCCCGTGCGGCGGGTCGCCGGCGGCTGGGACGAGGTGGTCGACACCGCGCGGGACATGGGCGGCGTCCCCGCGGCGGCGGCGACGCGCCGCGAGACGGCCCGGCTGTGGAGCACGACCATCGCCGGCGGGCACCCGGCCGTCGCGGCGCGTGTCGAGGCGCTCGCCCGCCGCGCCGACCGCGCGGTCTTCGCGGCCGGCTCGCCCGAGCGCGCGGAGGTCGAGGCGTACTGGGCCGACGTGGACGCGACGGTCGAGGCGCTGCGCCGGACCCTGCCGTGGCGACGGCGCGTACGGTCGCACGCCTCGCCGGCGTCGCTGCGGCGGCCGTCCGCCCCGGCGCGCGCCCCCCGGCAGCAGGTGGCGCTACCGTCGACGGCGCCGGCCGCACCCACCCGACGGACCCGTCGGACCCGCCGAGCCCGCCGAGGTGAACGATGA
- a CDS encoding DUF58 domain-containing protein — translation MGLRVAPLGWGVAVVALLALGAGRLLGWGELAALGVALLGVLVAALAMTVGRTRYRVVLDLADHRVRIGQRAVGRVDVRNAASRRSLPSQVDLPVGDRVVELSVPSLAPGATHDDLFAVPTDRRAVIVVGPVVSRRGDPLGLLQRRLRWTEPAELFVHPEVVALGGANAGLLRDLEGQATRDLSDSDLNFHALRDYVAGDDRRYIHWRTTARRGKLMVKQFEDTRRTLTSIALATAVGDYTHPDELELAVSVAASIAVQAIRDERDVELLAGAGRLRTVTPPLLLDDCSRLSWSPAGAGAVLLGRRVVRETPDASVAFLVTGGAPSDADLRLGARALPAGTRAVVLRCALGQDVAVRTQGSLTLGTVGRLEDLPRALRRVVG, via the coding sequence ATGGGTCTGCGCGTCGCGCCCCTCGGGTGGGGGGTCGCCGTCGTGGCGCTCCTGGCCCTCGGGGCGGGACGCCTGCTCGGGTGGGGCGAGCTCGCCGCGCTCGGCGTGGCGCTGCTCGGCGTGCTCGTCGCGGCGTTGGCCATGACGGTCGGCCGCACCCGCTACCGCGTCGTCCTCGACCTCGCCGACCACCGCGTGCGCATCGGCCAGCGCGCCGTGGGCCGCGTCGACGTCCGCAACGCCGCCTCACGGCGTTCGCTGCCGTCGCAGGTCGACCTGCCCGTCGGGGACCGCGTCGTCGAGCTGTCGGTGCCGAGCCTCGCGCCGGGCGCGACGCACGACGACCTGTTCGCGGTGCCGACGGACCGGCGCGCGGTGATCGTCGTGGGCCCCGTGGTGTCGCGCCGCGGTGACCCGCTCGGGCTGCTGCAGCGCCGGCTGCGCTGGACGGAGCCGGCCGAGCTCTTCGTCCACCCCGAGGTCGTCGCGCTCGGCGGGGCCAACGCCGGGCTGCTGCGCGACCTCGAGGGCCAGGCGACGCGCGACCTGTCCGACTCGGACCTCAACTTCCACGCGCTGCGCGACTACGTCGCCGGCGACGACCGGCGCTACATCCACTGGCGCACCACCGCGCGCCGCGGGAAGCTCATGGTCAAGCAGTTCGAGGACACGCGCCGCACGCTCACGTCCATCGCCCTGGCGACGGCGGTCGGCGACTACACGCACCCCGACGAGCTCGAGCTGGCCGTCTCGGTGGCCGCGTCGATCGCGGTCCAGGCGATCCGCGACGAGCGCGACGTCGAGCTGCTGGCCGGTGCCGGTCGGCTGCGCACGGTGACCCCGCCGCTGCTGCTCGACGACTGCTCGCGCCTGTCGTGGTCGCCCGCGGGTGCCGGGGCCGTGCTGCTCGGACGCCGCGTCGTGCGCGAGACGCCCGACGCGTCCGTCGCGTTCCTCGTCACCGGGGGAGCGCCCTCGGACGCCGACCTCCGGCTCGGCGCACGTGCGTTGCCCGCAGGCACCCGCGCGGTCGTCCTGCGCTGCGCGCTGGGTCAGGACGTCGCGGTCCGCACGCAGGGGTCCCTGACGCTCGGGACCGTGGGACGCCTCGAGGACCTGCCGCGTGCGCTGCGACGGGTCGTCGGATGA